In Bacillus sp. NP247, one DNA window encodes the following:
- a CDS encoding DUF2085 domain-containing protein has translation MIRAFILQIPCHRKVERSFLKLQKHIPLCARCTGMLIGILMFPIYFYMTPSFLLAIILSFSAQIPLLIDGFTQKWKWRSSTNLLRVTTGLLSGNGMGLFIASSIIWITSKSIY, from the coding sequence TTGATTCGAGCTTTTATTTTACAAATTCCTTGCCATAGAAAAGTGGAAAGAAGTTTTCTTAAACTACAAAAACACATACCTTTATGTGCGCGTTGTACAGGCATGCTTATCGGTATTTTAATGTTTCCAATTTATTTTTATATGACACCTTCATTTCTTTTGGCAATAATACTATCATTTTCTGCTCAAATTCCGTTACTTATTGATGGATTCACCCAAAAGTGGAAATGGAGAAGCAGCACAAATTTACTAAGAGTAACGACCGGTTTATTAAGCGGTAATGGTATGGGGCTATTTATTGCCTCTAGCATTATATGGATAACATCTAAAAGCATATATTAA
- a CDS encoding class I SAM-dependent methyltransferase yields the protein MEEYDWNSKLEYLRNTRDLYYNDDYFRFLVNSVWKITGPVHIVDYGCGYGYLGLILLPLLPVGSKYTGIDRGETLIAEARELFRTFPYEAEFIEGDATEIELKNKYDIAVSHAFLLHMNSPKTMLQKMINSIKEGGKIICFEPHWISNMSSYMLDGVIQSEIIQLGVLQKLFEEDTHRSGKDGNIGMKIPMFLSELGVKNIECRVSDKVNFLDSNITQNDKQGLYNSLKEEGIASNPGEKQQFIDRLMSRGLTDIEALAQYEAELRFFEAFHIHSSLVYAPNMKITYGEIRR from the coding sequence TTGGAAGAGTATGATTGGAATAGTAAGCTAGAGTATTTAAGAAATACGAGAGACTTATATTATAACGATGATTATTTCCGTTTTTTAGTCAATTCAGTTTGGAAGATTACTGGACCCGTACATATTGTTGATTATGGTTGTGGATATGGTTATTTAGGTTTAATTTTGTTACCTTTACTTCCCGTTGGATCAAAGTACACAGGGATTGATAGAGGAGAAACATTAATAGCTGAAGCGAGAGAGTTGTTTCGTACATTCCCATATGAGGCAGAATTTATTGAGGGGGATGCTACAGAAATTGAATTGAAAAATAAATACGATATAGCTGTCAGTCATGCTTTCTTATTACATATGAATTCGCCCAAAACAATGTTGCAAAAAATGATAAATTCAATTAAGGAGGGAGGAAAGATAATATGTTTTGAACCACATTGGATTTCTAATATGTCTTCATACATGCTAGATGGAGTAATTCAATCGGAAATTATCCAGCTTGGTGTTTTGCAGAAGCTATTTGAAGAAGATACACATAGAAGTGGTAAAGACGGCAATATTGGTATGAAAATACCGATGTTTTTAAGTGAATTAGGTGTGAAGAATATTGAATGCAGAGTAAGCGATAAAGTGAATTTTTTAGATTCTAATATAACCCAAAATGATAAGCAAGGATTATATAATTCTCTAAAAGAAGAGGGGATTGCTAGTAATCCAGGTGAAAAACAACAATTTATAGACCGTTTAATGAGTCGAGGTTTAACAGATATTGAAGCGCTAGCTCAATACGAAGCAGAACTGCGATTTTTTGAAGCGTTTCATATACATTCTTCTTTGGTGTACGCTCCTAATATGAAAATTACATACGGTGAAATAAGGAGATAA